From a single Labrus bergylta chromosome 14, fLabBer1.1, whole genome shotgun sequence genomic region:
- the LOC109983544 gene encoding stromal interaction molecule 1 isoform X1 — MECVCVWLLCVCVLSICVGDHASLDRSDHAHLDHHHHHLVSNDDAASGLCAVDLQLCQDENSLLSFEAICSIHKQMDDDADGTVDMTETDEFLREDLKDHDPKAKHSSFHRVDLHISVEDLWSAWKSSEVFNWTVQQVEDWLINSVELPQYSDSFRREQLDGRALPRLAVKNTTLTVSVLKILDRSHAQKLQLKALYIVLFGPPPGRHNRWKDLVLGVSVLMALGGCWFAYAQTRKSRDDLGKLMKDLEGLQRAEESLMDLQEKLQKAQEEQLCVQVEKVKVEKELRGEINSAKQEAQRLRELREGTENERSRQKYAEEELDQVRMALKKAERELESRAHWSPPEALQKWLQLTHEVEVQYYNIKKQSAERQLLQAREGAEKIKKKRSSLFGTFHVAHSSSLDDVDHKILSAKQALAEVTAALREKLHRWHQIESLTGFCVVSNPGLGALAAALNLDPSFLGLRPPTPQHLLLSDDLDDMDEDILSPGTLQYAAWQMDRRVSDLWPLSGIADTQSSWKHSAQSLMPLRQRIGDPAGMFSSQRDILNRSDSDSALPLSHEESRCLYSSKQPFLLSSRLHPLHGQGSGGGGLEKSSSLGELRGGSAAALASSCSTRSLCVTSNTTNSPAIFPSSASSSSSGSGRGAGLPLPTRRSPVEEDMGEESESSSSRRRNAFNKIFKKKQGRH; from the exons GTCTATGTGCGGTTGACCTGCAGCTCTGTCAGGATGAAAACTCTCTGCTGAGTTTCGAGGCGATCTGCAGCATCCACAAACAGATGGACGACGACGCAGACGGGACGGTGGACATGACCGAGACGGACGAG TTTCTCAGGGAGGATCTGAAGGATCACGACCCCAAAGCCAAACACAGCAGCTTCCACCGAGTAGACCTGCACATCAGCGTGGAGGACCTGTGGAGCGCCTGGAAGAGCTCCGAGG TGTTTAACTGGACGGTGCAGCAGGTGGAGGACTGGCTGATCAACAGCGTGGAGCTCCCTCAGTACTCCGACAGTTTCAGGAGAGAACAGCTGGACGGGAGAGCGTTAcccag GCTGGCGGTGAAGAACACCACTCTGACTGTGTCCGTGCTGAAGATTTTAGACAGAAGTCACGCTCAGAAACTTCAGCTCAAAGCTCTCTACATCGTGCTGTTTGGACCTCCgccag GCCGACATAACCGGTGGAAGGATCTGGTTCTGGGCGTTTCCGTTCTGATGGCGCTGGGCGGCTGCTGGTTCGCCTACGCTCAGACCAGGAAGTCCAGAGACGACCTGGGGAAGCTGATGAAGGACCTGGAGGGTCTGCAGAGGGCCGAGGAGAGCCTGATGGACTTGCAGGAGAA GCTGCAGAAGGCTCAGGAGGAGCAGCTCTGCGttcaggtggagaaggtgaaGGTGGAGAAGGAGCTGAGGGGCGAGATCAACTCGGCCAAACAGGAAGCTCAGCGTCTCCGAGAGCTCCGAGAGGGAACGGAGAATGAGAGGAGCCGACAGAAGTACGCCGAGGAGGAGCTGGATCAG GTCCGTATGGCGCTGAAGAAGGCGGAGCGGGAGCTGGAGTCGCGGGCTCACTGGTCTCCCCCTGAGGCTCTGCAGAAGTGGCTGCAGCTGACGCACGAGGTCGAGGTTCAATACTACAACATCAAGAAACAGAGCGCAGAgaggcagctgctgcaggccCGCGAGGGG GCGGAGAAGATCAAGAAGAAGCGGAGCTCTCTGTTTGGAACATTTCACGTGGCTCACAGCTCCTCGCTGGACGACGTCGACCACAAGATTCTCTCCGCCAA ACAGGCCCTGGCAGAGGTGACGGCGGCCCTGCGGGAGAAGCTGCACCGCTGGCATCAGATTGAGTCTCTGACAGGTTTCTGTGTGGTCAGCAACCCGGGTCTGGGAGCGCTGGCTGCTGCACTGAACCTGGACCCGTCCTTCCTCGGTCTGCGACCTCCGACCCCTCagcacctcctcctctcagacGACCTTGACGACATGGACGAGGACATCCTGTCTCCTGGGACGCTGCAGT ACGCTGCGTGGCAGATGGACCGGCGAGTGAGCGACCTCTGGCCCCTGAGTGGCATCGCAGACACCCAGTCGTCATGGAAACACTCCG ctcagagtCTGATGCCCCTGCGACAGAGGATAGGAGACCCCGCTGGGATGTTCAGCTCTCAGAG GGATATCCTGAACCGCTCGGACTCTGACTCCGCCCTCCCTCTTTCTCACGAGGAATCAAGATGTCTCTACAGCTCCAAACAAcccttcctcctttcctccagGCTGCACCCCCTGCATGGTCAGGGCTCCGGGGGAGGAGGCCTGGAGAAGAGCTCCAGTCTGGGGGAGCTAAGAGGCGGCTCTGCGGCCGCGCTTGCCTCGTCCTGCTCCACCCGCTCCCTCTGCGTCACGTCCAACACCACCAACAGCCCGGCCATCTTCCCGTCATCCGCCTCATCCAGCTCGTCAGGCAGCGGGAGGGGGGCGGGCCTCCCGCTCCCGACCAGGAGGAGTCCTGTGGAGGAGGACATGGGCGAGGAGAGCGAGTCGTCCAGCAGCCGAAGGAGGAACGCTTTTAATAAGATCTTTAAGAAGAAGCAGGGACGCCACTGA
- the LOC109983544 gene encoding stromal interaction molecule 1 isoform X2 yields MECVCVWLLCVCVLSICVGDHASLDRSDHAHLDHHHHHLVSNDDAASGLCAVDLQLCQDENSLLSFEAICSIHKQMDDDADGTVDMTETDEFLREDLKDHDPKAKHSSFHRVDLHISVEDLWSAWKSSEVFNWTVQQVEDWLINSVELPQYSDSFRREQLDGRALPRLAVKNTTLTVSVLKILDRSHAQKLQLKALYIVLFGPPPGRHNRWKDLVLGVSVLMALGGCWFAYAQTRKSRDDLGKLMKDLEGLQRAEESLMDLQEKLQKAQEEQLCVQVEKVKVEKELRGEINSAKQEAQRLRELREGTENERSRQKYAEEELDQVRMALKKAERELESRAHWSPPEALQKWLQLTHEVEVQYYNIKKQSAERQLLQAREGAEKIKKKRSSLFGTFHVAHSSSLDDVDHKILSAKQALAEVTAALREKLHRWHQIESLTGFCVVSNPGLGALAAALNLDPSFLGLRPPTPQHLLLSDDLDDMDEDILSPGTLQSQSLMPLRQRIGDPAGMFSSQRDILNRSDSDSALPLSHEESRCLYSSKQPFLLSSRLHPLHGQGSGGGGLEKSSSLGELRGGSAAALASSCSTRSLCVTSNTTNSPAIFPSSASSSSSGSGRGAGLPLPTRRSPVEEDMGEESESSSSRRRNAFNKIFKKKQGRH; encoded by the exons GTCTATGTGCGGTTGACCTGCAGCTCTGTCAGGATGAAAACTCTCTGCTGAGTTTCGAGGCGATCTGCAGCATCCACAAACAGATGGACGACGACGCAGACGGGACGGTGGACATGACCGAGACGGACGAG TTTCTCAGGGAGGATCTGAAGGATCACGACCCCAAAGCCAAACACAGCAGCTTCCACCGAGTAGACCTGCACATCAGCGTGGAGGACCTGTGGAGCGCCTGGAAGAGCTCCGAGG TGTTTAACTGGACGGTGCAGCAGGTGGAGGACTGGCTGATCAACAGCGTGGAGCTCCCTCAGTACTCCGACAGTTTCAGGAGAGAACAGCTGGACGGGAGAGCGTTAcccag GCTGGCGGTGAAGAACACCACTCTGACTGTGTCCGTGCTGAAGATTTTAGACAGAAGTCACGCTCAGAAACTTCAGCTCAAAGCTCTCTACATCGTGCTGTTTGGACCTCCgccag GCCGACATAACCGGTGGAAGGATCTGGTTCTGGGCGTTTCCGTTCTGATGGCGCTGGGCGGCTGCTGGTTCGCCTACGCTCAGACCAGGAAGTCCAGAGACGACCTGGGGAAGCTGATGAAGGACCTGGAGGGTCTGCAGAGGGCCGAGGAGAGCCTGATGGACTTGCAGGAGAA GCTGCAGAAGGCTCAGGAGGAGCAGCTCTGCGttcaggtggagaaggtgaaGGTGGAGAAGGAGCTGAGGGGCGAGATCAACTCGGCCAAACAGGAAGCTCAGCGTCTCCGAGAGCTCCGAGAGGGAACGGAGAATGAGAGGAGCCGACAGAAGTACGCCGAGGAGGAGCTGGATCAG GTCCGTATGGCGCTGAAGAAGGCGGAGCGGGAGCTGGAGTCGCGGGCTCACTGGTCTCCCCCTGAGGCTCTGCAGAAGTGGCTGCAGCTGACGCACGAGGTCGAGGTTCAATACTACAACATCAAGAAACAGAGCGCAGAgaggcagctgctgcaggccCGCGAGGGG GCGGAGAAGATCAAGAAGAAGCGGAGCTCTCTGTTTGGAACATTTCACGTGGCTCACAGCTCCTCGCTGGACGACGTCGACCACAAGATTCTCTCCGCCAA ACAGGCCCTGGCAGAGGTGACGGCGGCCCTGCGGGAGAAGCTGCACCGCTGGCATCAGATTGAGTCTCTGACAGGTTTCTGTGTGGTCAGCAACCCGGGTCTGGGAGCGCTGGCTGCTGCACTGAACCTGGACCCGTCCTTCCTCGGTCTGCGACCTCCGACCCCTCagcacctcctcctctcagacGACCTTGACGACATGGACGAGGACATCCTGTCTCCTGGGACGCTGCAGT ctcagagtCTGATGCCCCTGCGACAGAGGATAGGAGACCCCGCTGGGATGTTCAGCTCTCAGAG GGATATCCTGAACCGCTCGGACTCTGACTCCGCCCTCCCTCTTTCTCACGAGGAATCAAGATGTCTCTACAGCTCCAAACAAcccttcctcctttcctccagGCTGCACCCCCTGCATGGTCAGGGCTCCGGGGGAGGAGGCCTGGAGAAGAGCTCCAGTCTGGGGGAGCTAAGAGGCGGCTCTGCGGCCGCGCTTGCCTCGTCCTGCTCCACCCGCTCCCTCTGCGTCACGTCCAACACCACCAACAGCCCGGCCATCTTCCCGTCATCCGCCTCATCCAGCTCGTCAGGCAGCGGGAGGGGGGCGGGCCTCCCGCTCCCGACCAGGAGGAGTCCTGTGGAGGAGGACATGGGCGAGGAGAGCGAGTCGTCCAGCAGCCGAAGGAGGAACGCTTTTAATAAGATCTTTAAGAAGAAGCAGGGACGCCACTGA